One Planctomycetia bacterium genomic window carries:
- the hutG gene encoding formimidoylglutamase, whose amino-acid sequence MPANPEMSVWAGRDDTAAEGQQARRWHQVITSWTAKNSPGHVLLGFACDEGVKRNQGRAGAAEAPQALRRALANLAWHNDEPLYDGGDVVCDGPKMEEGQQQLAERIEYLLAFVQKVTVLGGGHETAWGTFQGLKDYTKGKKFGIINCDAHFDLRQNATAHSGTPFSQIAQWCEAEKLPFNYFCLGIAEPSNTTALFDRARSLGATWLTDIQLNTLPLDTHLEQLRIFLEPLDLVYLSIDLDVLPVDLMPGVSAPASLGMPLIVLLELIQTVAESGKLAIADMVELSPPLDPSQQSARVAARIVWHLLHHWTRPLPGHFHAKP is encoded by the coding sequence ATGCCAGCCAATCCTGAAATGAGCGTGTGGGCCGGTCGCGATGATACTGCCGCTGAAGGTCAGCAGGCGCGTCGCTGGCATCAGGTCATTACGAGTTGGACGGCGAAGAATTCGCCTGGCCATGTGCTGTTGGGGTTTGCGTGTGATGAAGGGGTCAAACGCAATCAGGGCCGGGCTGGTGCTGCGGAAGCTCCGCAAGCCTTGCGGCGGGCGCTGGCTAATCTCGCCTGGCACAATGATGAGCCGCTCTACGATGGTGGTGATGTTGTCTGCGATGGGCCGAAGATGGAGGAAGGGCAACAGCAACTGGCGGAACGCATCGAATACTTGTTGGCGTTTGTGCAGAAGGTAACTGTACTGGGGGGCGGGCATGAAACCGCCTGGGGAACATTCCAGGGCCTCAAAGATTACACCAAAGGAAAAAAATTTGGCATCATCAATTGTGATGCACACTTTGACCTCAGGCAGAATGCAACCGCACACTCAGGAACGCCGTTCTCCCAGATTGCCCAATGGTGCGAAGCGGAGAAGTTGCCTTTCAACTATTTCTGCCTGGGCATAGCAGAGCCTTCCAATACCACTGCCCTCTTTGATCGGGCACGCAGCCTGGGTGCGACCTGGCTGACCGATATTCAACTGAATACGTTGCCGCTCGATACTCATCTGGAACAACTGCGGATTTTCCTGGAGCCGCTCGATCTGGTCTACCTCAGCATTGATCTGGATGTTCTGCCTGTTGATTTGATGCCGGGAGTGAGCGCTCCGGCCAGCCTGGGCATGCCGCTGATTGTGCTGCTCGAACTGATTCAGACGGTTGCCGAATCAGGGAAGCTGGCTATTGCAGACATGGTTGAACTCAGTCCGCCACTGGATCCATCGCAGCAAAGCGCCCGCGTGGCTGCCCGCATTGTCTGGCATCTGCTGCATCATTGGACAAGACCTCTTCCGGGACATTTCCATGCAAAACCGTAA
- a CDS encoding imidazolonepropionase, with product MDTSVPGAYGTLRDHAVVISGGKISALVPMAELKVPPDAHVIDAQGRWVTPGLIDCHSHVVFGGTRVHEWEKRLCGVPYTEIARQGGGILNSVRATRALSEDQLLEVSCERVKALIREGVTCLEIKSGYGLSTEEEFKMLRVAKRLGQLYSIEISPTLLAAHAVPPEYKGRADEYVDLIIREMIPHAKEQQLAEAVDVFCETIAFTVEQCDCIWSAARQHGLAVKGHVEQLSPSQGTVTLAHHQPWSADHLEYLDQNGVNALARCGGVAVLLPGAYYFMREKTMPPVKLLQQAGVPMAVATDMNPGTSPFCSLRLAMNMACVLFGLTPEEALMGTTRHAARALGRSGHCGTIAVGKVADLLIWNIDHPAEIVCSLGVNPLVHRMFRGQLDASQS from the coding sequence ATGGATACATCGGTGCCTGGGGCGTATGGGACGTTGCGGGATCATGCTGTGGTGATCTCAGGTGGGAAGATTTCCGCACTGGTGCCTATGGCTGAATTGAAGGTGCCACCAGATGCCCACGTCATTGATGCACAAGGGCGGTGGGTTACTCCCGGGTTGATTGATTGCCATTCGCATGTGGTATTTGGCGGAACGCGCGTACACGAATGGGAGAAGCGGTTGTGCGGTGTGCCTTACACGGAGATTGCCAGGCAGGGTGGAGGCATCCTTAACAGCGTGCGGGCCACGCGGGCATTGTCAGAAGATCAGTTGCTGGAGGTTTCGTGCGAGCGGGTTAAGGCACTCATCCGCGAAGGGGTCACATGCCTGGAAATCAAATCGGGTTACGGCTTGTCCACCGAAGAAGAATTCAAAATGCTACGGGTGGCGAAGCGGCTGGGGCAACTTTACTCGATAGAAATTTCTCCCACGCTTTTAGCGGCACATGCGGTGCCTCCGGAGTACAAGGGCAGGGCGGATGAGTATGTGGATTTGATTATCCGCGAAATGATTCCACATGCCAAAGAGCAACAACTGGCAGAAGCGGTCGATGTCTTTTGCGAGACTATTGCATTTACTGTGGAGCAGTGTGACTGCATCTGGTCAGCAGCCCGTCAGCATGGGCTGGCGGTGAAGGGGCATGTGGAACAGTTAAGCCCATCGCAGGGCACGGTAACTCTTGCTCATCATCAGCCCTGGTCTGCGGATCATCTCGAATACCTGGATCAGAATGGAGTCAATGCCCTGGCACGGTGCGGCGGCGTTGCGGTGCTGTTGCCAGGGGCCTATTATTTCATGCGTGAGAAGACGATGCCGCCGGTGAAGCTGTTGCAGCAAGCGGGTGTGCCGATGGCGGTGGCGACCGATATGAATCCGGGGACGTCGCCCTTCTGTTCGCTGCGATTGGCGATGAACATGGCATGCGTACTCTTCGGATTGACGCCTGAAGAGGCTCTCATGGGAACGACACGGCATGCAGCGCGGGCACTGGGGCGGTCAGGCCACTGCGGTACCATTGCAGTGGGAAAAGTGGCTGATTTGCTGATCTGGAATATTGACCATCCAGCGGAAATCGTATGTTCACTGGGAGTCAATCCACTCGTACATCGCATGTTCCGGGGGCAACTCGATGCCAGCCAATCCTGA